One Streptomyces sp. L2 genomic window carries:
- a CDS encoding LnmK family bifunctional acyltransferase/decarboxylase — MTDPLRTPPFTHVERTGPACLRRTVTVQPGMCGPTHLFAARVGDWTWETVSALSGLNVCSARDELGMPTYLSYCYYRITSGPGFHLKQLDFGDRLDVRSEVFFDTERGSVLTLHRIRRDTEDDGLLLPQDEHGDVAPSHPESDCIEVENLNLWVSRASSHTNVNLKRSLPVGFSHNQLPEFPPNYSPHDHYRRARFQQTLHDPLSADWPSAYPDMFVDYPINVVQDVNGVGLLYFASLFSISENALLRLWQKLGRSDRSFHDRTIHDARVCYLANADIDAVLRLRLRTTHNPKNPAEERTEIRVDDVTTNRVIAVAAFRHTA, encoded by the coding sequence TTGACTGATCCACTGCGCACCCCGCCCTTCACCCATGTCGAACGCACCGGACCAGCTTGCCTACGCCGGACGGTCACCGTCCAGCCGGGCATGTGCGGTCCCACGCACCTGTTTGCCGCACGGGTCGGCGACTGGACCTGGGAGACCGTGAGCGCGCTGAGCGGGCTGAATGTCTGTAGCGCGCGCGACGAGCTTGGAATGCCGACATATCTGTCCTACTGCTACTACCGAATCACCTCAGGTCCAGGTTTCCATCTTAAACAGCTTGACTTCGGCGACCGCCTGGACGTGCGGTCCGAGGTCTTCTTCGATACCGAACGTGGCTCGGTTCTCACTCTGCATCGGATCAGGCGCGACACCGAAGATGACGGACTGCTGCTGCCGCAGGATGAACACGGCGACGTAGCTCCCTCACATCCTGAGTCAGACTGCATCGAAGTCGAAAACCTGAATCTATGGGTTTCCCGCGCCAGCAGTCACACCAACGTGAACCTCAAACGATCATTGCCCGTTGGGTTTTCCCACAACCAACTACCCGAATTCCCTCCCAACTATTCACCTCATGACCACTATCGTCGTGCTCGTTTTCAGCAAACACTTCATGACCCGCTCAGTGCGGACTGGCCCTCCGCGTATCCAGACATGTTCGTTGATTACCCAATCAACGTCGTGCAAGACGTAAATGGAGTCGGACTCCTATACTTCGCCTCCCTCTTCTCCATTTCCGAAAATGCTCTCCTACGTCTGTGGCAAAAGCTTGGTCGGTCAGATCGTTCCTTCCACGACCGCACCATCCACGATGCACGGGTCTGCTACCTGGCCAACGCCGACATCGACGCCGTACTTCGGCTCCGCCTTCGCACCACCCACAACCCGAAGAACCCCGCCGAGGAACGAACCGAGATACGTGTGGACGATGTGACCACCAACCGTGTCATCGCTGTCGCCGCCTTCCGCCATACGGCCTGA